A genomic segment from Kineococcus rhizosphaerae encodes:
- a CDS encoding YciI family protein yields MAKYLLLKHYRGAPAPVNDVPMDRWTPEEVDAHMAYMRDFAARLEGTGEFVDGQALSPEGTFVRYDGEGRPPVTDGPFAETKDLVAGWMVIDVDSYERAVELAGELSAAPGAGGRPIHEWLELRPFLTEPPTVTE; encoded by the coding sequence ATGGCCAAGTACCTGCTCCTGAAGCACTACCGCGGCGCGCCGGCACCGGTGAACGACGTCCCGATGGACCGGTGGACGCCGGAGGAGGTGGACGCGCACATGGCGTACATGCGCGACTTCGCGGCCCGCCTGGAGGGCACCGGCGAGTTCGTCGACGGGCAGGCCCTGTCCCCCGAGGGCACCTTCGTCCGCTACGACGGCGAGGGACGCCCGCCGGTCACCGACGGCCCGTTCGCCGAGACGAAGGACCTCGTCGCCGGCTGGATGGTCATCGACGTCGACAGCTACGAGCGTGCGGTCGAGCTCGCCGGGGAACTGTCCGCCGCCCCCGGCGCCGGTGGCCGCCCGATCCACGAGTGGCTGGAGCTGCGGCCCTTCCTCACCGAGCCGCCCACCGTCACCGAGTGA
- a CDS encoding DeoR/GlpR family DNA-binding transcription regulator: MTTPPLPQAGSGKRSRRLLAVLRLLGEQESVGLHRLVDELGVSVATVRRDLADLEAQGLLTRTHGGARTAAAAVEVPVRLRAGTSHHLKELIARRAATFLPEGPYAVAIGGGTTAAEVARALRFRPDLTIVTNSLTTAGEIGSRPNLRVLMTGGVVRPHSFELVGVLAENTFTALNVGTAFLGADGLSAEGGVTTHDETEARTNAAMIRSAQRTVVVADSSKVGRVTLARVAALDGIDDVVTDEHADPGELERMRAAGARVHVVGDRDRSGPVD, encoded by the coding sequence GTGACGACGCCTCCCCTCCCCCAGGCCGGCTCCGGCAAGCGCTCCCGCCGGTTGCTCGCGGTCCTGCGCCTGCTCGGCGAGCAGGAGTCGGTCGGCCTGCACCGGCTCGTCGACGAGCTCGGCGTCTCGGTCGCCACCGTCCGCCGCGACCTGGCCGACCTGGAGGCGCAGGGGCTGCTGACCCGGACCCACGGTGGCGCCCGGACCGCCGCCGCGGCCGTCGAGGTCCCCGTCCGGCTGCGGGCCGGCACCTCCCACCACCTCAAGGAGCTCATCGCGCGCCGGGCCGCCACGTTCCTGCCCGAGGGCCCGTACGCCGTGGCGATCGGCGGCGGGACGACGGCGGCCGAGGTCGCCCGGGCGCTGCGCTTCCGCCCGGACCTGACGATCGTGACGAACTCGCTCACCACGGCCGGGGAGATCGGGTCCCGCCCCAACCTGCGCGTCCTCATGACCGGTGGGGTCGTGCGGCCGCACTCCTTCGAGCTCGTCGGGGTGCTCGCCGAGAACACGTTCACCGCGCTCAACGTCGGCACGGCGTTCCTGGGGGCCGACGGGCTCAGCGCCGAGGGCGGGGTCACGACGCACGACGAGACCGAGGCGCGGACGAACGCGGCGATGATCCGCAGCGCGCAGCGCACCGTCGTGGTCGCCGACTCCTCCAAGGTGGGCCGGGTGACGCTGGCCCGGGTCGCGGCTCTGGACGGGATCGACGACGTCGTCACCGACGAGCACGCCGACCCGGGCGAGCTGGAGCGGATGCGGGCGGCGGGGGCGCGGGTCCACGTCGTCGGCGACCGGGACCGGAGCGGTCCTGTGGACTGA
- the melA gene encoding alpha-galactosidase has protein sequence MTRVTFVGAGSVVFTRQLVADLLRFDDLGPLDLTLFDIDERRLAVAEGTAHQVAERLGRASGSAPGGELRVSATTDRRRALADADFVVDMVQIGGIEATRHDLQIPARYGLRQTIGDTTGVGGVFRALRTFPFLTGLTADLREVAPDAVFLNYTNPMAANVWWTSVVAPELTALGLCHSVYWTAHDLAGLLGLDVEDTRYRAAGVNHQAWLLEWTHEGRDLYPLLRERIAGDPELQRRVRVEIFRRVGYYPTETSEHSSEYLPWFLRSPEQVERYRLEPSEYLRISQENVDEFHAAEKALAAGELLALEEGASEYAPQVIHSLVTGTEREIHANVVNRGLVDNLPAGCVVEVPTTVGARGVEPVPMGALPVQAAAVNRPYVSVAELTVEAARTGDPRLLRQAVLVDPNASSTLTPEQIWAMCNDLVVAHGDLLPEPLRETLPANAL, from the coding sequence ATGACTCGCGTCACCTTCGTCGGAGCCGGCAGCGTCGTCTTCACCCGGCAGCTCGTCGCCGACCTCCTGCGGTTCGACGACCTCGGCCCGCTCGACCTGACCCTCTTCGACATCGACGAACGACGGCTCGCCGTCGCCGAGGGCACCGCCCACCAGGTCGCCGAGCGCCTGGGCCGGGCCTCCGGCTCCGCCCCGGGAGGCGAGCTGCGGGTCAGCGCCACCACCGACCGGCGCCGCGCGCTGGCCGACGCCGACTTCGTCGTCGACATGGTCCAGATCGGCGGCATCGAGGCCACCCGGCACGACCTGCAGATCCCCGCCCGCTACGGCCTGCGCCAGACCATCGGCGACACCACCGGCGTCGGCGGCGTCTTCCGCGCCCTGCGCACGTTCCCGTTCCTCACCGGGCTCACCGCCGACCTGCGCGAGGTCGCGCCGGACGCGGTGTTCCTCAACTACACGAACCCGATGGCCGCCAACGTCTGGTGGACCAGCGTCGTCGCCCCCGAGCTCACCGCGCTGGGCCTGTGCCACAGCGTGTACTGGACCGCCCACGACCTCGCCGGGCTCCTCGGGCTCGACGTCGAGGACACCCGGTACCGCGCCGCCGGCGTCAACCACCAGGCCTGGCTGCTGGAGTGGACCCACGAGGGCCGCGACCTGTACCCGCTGCTGCGCGAGCGCATCGCCGGTGACCCCGAGCTCCAGCGCCGCGTCCGCGTCGAGATCTTCCGCCGCGTCGGCTACTACCCCACCGAGACCAGCGAGCACTCCAGCGAGTACCTGCCCTGGTTCCTGCGCTCGCCCGAGCAGGTCGAGCGGTACCGGCTCGAACCGTCGGAGTACCTGCGGATCTCGCAGGAGAACGTCGACGAGTTCCACGCCGCCGAGAAGGCGCTCGCCGCGGGGGAGTTGCTGGCGCTGGAGGAGGGGGCCTCGGAGTACGCCCCGCAGGTCATCCACTCCCTCGTGACGGGGACCGAGCGCGAGATCCACGCCAACGTCGTCAACCGCGGGCTCGTCGACAACCTGCCGGCCGGGTGCGTCGTCGAGGTGCCCACCACCGTCGGGGCGCGCGGCGTCGAGCCGGTCCCGATGGGGGCGCTGCCGGTCCAGGCGGCCGCCGTGAACCGCCCCTACGTCTCGGTCGCCGAGCTCACGGTCGAGGCCGCCCGGACCGGGGACCCGCGCCTGCTGCGGCAGGCCGTGCTCGTCGACCCCAACGCCAGCTCGACGCTCACCCCGGAGCAGATCTGGGCGATGTGCAACGACCTCGTCGTCGCCCACGGCGACCTGCTGCCCGAACCGCTGCGCGAGACGCTGCCGGCGAACGCGCTCTGA
- a CDS encoding SDR family oxidoreductase, which translates to MTIQDKVIAITGASSGIGEATARHLAARGAAVVLGARRTDRLDRLVEEIAAAGGRAAAVRVDVTAPGDLRALVDRALERFGRLDVLVGNAGISRVGPVADLDVEGWSAMVDVNVKGVLHGIAAALPVFRRQGTGHLVTVVSTSGLKIVPAQAVYAGTKNAVRTLLESLRQESTDGVLRTTSISPGYVRTELIDSAVDDPGLRERMQQDMAELGLDPDAVARAIAFAIDQPEDVEIGDLTIRPTRQG; encoded by the coding sequence GTGACCATCCAGGACAAGGTCATCGCCATCACCGGGGCCAGCAGCGGCATCGGGGAGGCCACCGCCCGCCACCTCGCCGCCCGCGGCGCCGCCGTGGTCCTCGGCGCCCGCCGCACCGACCGGCTGGACCGGCTCGTCGAGGAGATCGCCGCCGCCGGCGGGCGCGCCGCGGCCGTGCGCGTGGACGTCACCGCCCCCGGGGACCTGCGCGCGCTCGTCGACCGGGCGCTGGAGCGGTTCGGCCGCCTCGACGTCCTGGTGGGCAACGCGGGGATCAGCAGGGTCGGCCCGGTCGCGGACCTCGACGTCGAGGGCTGGTCGGCGATGGTCGACGTCAACGTCAAGGGCGTCCTGCACGGCATCGCCGCCGCCCTGCCGGTGTTCCGCCGCCAGGGCACCGGTCACCTCGTCACCGTCGTCTCCACGTCAGGGCTGAAGATCGTCCCCGCGCAGGCGGTCTACGCCGGGACGAAGAACGCGGTGCGGACCCTGCTGGAGTCTCTGCGGCAGGAGAGCACCGACGGGGTCCTGCGGACCACGTCGATCTCCCCGGGCTACGTGCGGACCGAGCTCATCGACTCCGCCGTCGACGACCCCGGCCTGCGCGAGCGGATGCAGCAGGACATGGCCGAGCTGGGGCTGGACCCCGACGCCGTGGCCCGGGCCATCGCCTTCGCGATCGACCAGCCCGAGGACGTCGAGATCGGGGACCTCACGATCCGGCCGACCCGGCAGGGGTGA
- a CDS encoding extracellular solute-binding protein, with protein sequence MPVPRRAALAAAALLTVSLATGCGKPEITVLDTAAKVHLTFWTGQSDDAQSLLEELAGEFERQHPNVSIDLSPGASSTEELLQKLAASFAANDSPDISYTFGSWASQLERSGRTLDITDEVAEPDVHWEEFTQAARETARPTGRRTIGFPAVVDNISLFYNTTVFDRAGVAYPTPDWTWDDFRAAARELTDPANQTYGYAYSVSGSEETTWQLWPHLWQNGGEVLDGSGKRSAFASPAGVEALSFLRAMAVDDRSVYLDQTDTKFAQLFASDRVAMMTSGPWELSALKTAGTSYGVVQLPGTDGNHETVSGPDLWTLFDNHDVNRAYWATQFTRWLTSPEQDEKFNVAVGNLPLRSSEATSEAFLAQARELPGLDVMQANAANAKHSRPTVPGYNGLSEAVGDAVAHVLQGQGTPQAALQDAAQAADKALRQG encoded by the coding sequence GTGCCCGTACCCCGCAGGGCGGCCCTGGCCGCCGCAGCCCTGCTCACCGTGTCCCTGGCCACCGGGTGCGGGAAGCCGGAGATCACCGTCCTGGACACCGCCGCCAAGGTCCACCTCACGTTCTGGACCGGTCAGAGCGACGACGCCCAGAGCCTCCTGGAGGAGCTCGCCGGCGAGTTCGAGCGCCAGCACCCCAACGTCAGCATCGACCTGTCCCCGGGGGCCTCCTCGACGGAGGAGCTGCTGCAGAAGCTCGCCGCCTCCTTCGCCGCGAACGACTCCCCGGACATCTCCTACACGTTCGGCTCGTGGGCCAGCCAGCTCGAACGGTCCGGCCGGACCCTCGACATCACCGACGAGGTGGCCGAACCCGACGTGCACTGGGAGGAGTTCACCCAGGCCGCCCGGGAGACGGCGCGCCCCACGGGCCGGCGCACCATCGGGTTCCCGGCGGTCGTGGACAACATCTCGTTGTTCTACAACACGACCGTCTTCGACCGCGCCGGCGTCGCGTACCCGACGCCCGACTGGACCTGGGACGACTTCCGGGCCGCGGCGCGCGAGCTCACCGACCCGGCGAACCAGACGTACGGGTACGCCTACTCGGTGTCCGGCAGCGAGGAGACCACCTGGCAGCTGTGGCCGCACCTGTGGCAGAACGGCGGGGAGGTCCTCGACGGCTCCGGGAAGCGGTCGGCCTTCGCCTCCCCGGCCGGGGTGGAGGCGCTGAGCTTCCTGCGCGCCATGGCCGTCGACGACCGCAGCGTCTACCTGGACCAGACGGACACGAAGTTCGCCCAGCTCTTCGCCAGCGACCGGGTCGCGATGATGACCTCCGGGCCGTGGGAGCTGTCCGCGCTGAAGACGGCCGGCACCTCCTACGGCGTCGTGCAGCTCCCCGGCACGGACGGCAACCACGAGACGGTCTCCGGCCCGGACCTGTGGACGCTGTTCGACAACCACGACGTGAACCGGGCCTACTGGGCGACGCAGTTCACCCGGTGGCTGACCTCCCCCGAGCAGGACGAGAAGTTCAACGTGGCCGTCGGCAACCTGCCGCTGCGCTCCAGCGAGGCGACCAGCGAGGCCTTCCTGGCCCAGGCCCGGGAACTGCCCGGTCTGGACGTCATGCAGGCCAACGCCGCCAACGCCAAGCACTCCCGGCCCACCGTCCCCGGGTACAACGGGCTGTCCGAGGCCGTCGGCGACGCCGTCGCCCACGTCCTGCAGGGCCAGGGGACCCCGCAGGCCGCGCTGCAGGACGCCGCGCAGGCCGCCGACAAAGCTCTGCGACAAGGTTAG
- a CDS encoding TetR/AcrR family transcriptional regulator, whose product MSGYVDDHSGHVSASATGDDPRRADARRNRERILDAAREQLRGPGELKLNAVAKACGIGQGTLYRHFPTREDLLVEVYRHDVDDLVAAAADLLSTRGPVEALAAWFERVAAYARVKTHVFAAVEAATWRDLAAHSLGPIGEAVERLLAAGRADGSLRADVEARDVIVLISWLSRLDDAELDARGPRLLAVLLDGLRTHRA is encoded by the coding sequence ATGTCCGGATACGTCGACGACCATAGCGGACACGTGTCCGCTTCCGCCACCGGTGACGATCCCCGCCGGGCGGACGCCCGGCGCAACCGCGAGCGGATCCTGGACGCGGCCCGCGAGCAGCTGCGCGGGCCCGGGGAGCTGAAGCTCAACGCCGTGGCCAAGGCCTGCGGCATCGGGCAGGGGACGCTGTACCGGCACTTCCCCACCCGGGAGGACCTGCTCGTCGAGGTCTACCGCCACGACGTCGACGACCTCGTCGCCGCTGCGGCGGACCTGCTGTCGACCCGAGGCCCCGTCGAGGCGCTCGCGGCCTGGTTCGAGCGCGTCGCGGCCTACGCCCGGGTCAAGACCCACGTCTTCGCGGCCGTGGAGGCGGCGACGTGGCGCGACCTCGCCGCCCACAGCCTCGGCCCGATCGGCGAGGCGGTGGAGCGGCTGCTGGCCGCCGGCCGGGCCGACGGGAGCCTGCGCGCCGACGTCGAGGCCCGCGACGTCATCGTGCTGATCAGCTGGCTCTCGCGCCTGGACGACGCCGAGCTCGACGCACGGGGCCCGCGGTTGCTGGCGGTGCTGCTCGACGGGCTGCGGACGCACCGGGCCTGA
- a CDS encoding N-acetylglucosamine kinase, translated as MSYYLGMDGGGTKTAFVLVDAQGRIVAQDRQPTSYYFGGAGLEAVEEVLRTGVGNVTAGIDPGDVAHAFFAFPGYGEASADVAALDALPGRVLGHDRYVCGNDMVSGWAGSLGGHDGINVVAGTGSIAYGERAGVAHRAGGWSELFGDEGSAYWVAVQGLAAFSRMADGREPRTGLYDAVRTELDITEDLDAIGVVVDRWQGQRTRIAGLARTVTACAEAGDERALGIVRAAAAELLELVEATARALGHTAGEVVPVSYSGGLFEAPVVLAEFRAALAGTSYDLREPLHDPGLGSALYAMRRAGAEPVV; from the coding sequence GTGAGCTACTACCTGGGCATGGACGGCGGCGGGACGAAGACCGCGTTCGTCCTCGTGGACGCGCAGGGGCGCATCGTCGCCCAGGACCGGCAGCCGACCAGCTACTACTTCGGCGGCGCCGGGCTCGAGGCCGTGGAGGAGGTCCTGCGCACGGGCGTCGGGAACGTGACCGCGGGGATCGACCCCGGGGACGTCGCGCACGCGTTCTTCGCCTTCCCCGGGTACGGGGAGGCCAGCGCGGACGTCGCCGCCCTGGACGCGCTGCCCGGCCGGGTCCTGGGCCACGACCGATACGTGTGCGGCAACGACATGGTCAGCGGCTGGGCCGGTTCCCTGGGCGGGCACGACGGGATCAACGTCGTGGCCGGGACGGGGTCGATCGCCTACGGCGAACGCGCGGGCGTCGCCCACCGCGCGGGCGGGTGGAGCGAGTTGTTCGGCGACGAGGGCTCGGCCTACTGGGTCGCCGTCCAGGGGCTCGCGGCGTTCTCCCGGATGGCCGACGGCCGCGAACCGCGCACGGGCCTGTACGACGCCGTGCGCACCGAACTGGACATCACCGAGGACCTCGACGCGATCGGCGTCGTCGTCGACCGCTGGCAGGGCCAGCGCACCCGGATCGCCGGGCTGGCCCGGACCGTCACGGCGTGCGCCGAGGCGGGGGACGAGCGGGCCCTGGGCATCGTGCGCGCGGCCGCCGCCGAACTGCTCGAACTCGTCGAGGCCACCGCGCGGGCGCTGGGCCACACCGCGGGGGAGGTGGTCCCGGTGTCGTACTCGGGCGGGTTGTTCGAGGCGCCCGTGGTGCTCGCGGAGTTCCGGGCGGCGCTGGCGGGCACCTCCTACGACCTGCGCGAACCCCTGCACGACCCGGGGCTGGGCAGCGCGCTGTACGCCATGCGCCGGGCCGGGGCCGAACCGGTGGTCTGA
- a CDS encoding carbohydrate ABC transporter permease, with protein sequence MTTSTVGLAPATTALTRRPRRRLPFSPWHLLLVPVALLFMLPFVEMFLTSLTPASDINRFPPAFLPSHLTLSGYEKLFAESSILRWLLNTAVVSATSIVSHLVLCSLAGYGFARLRFPGRTFGFLAILATIMIPSQLLMIPTYVMFAKLGLVNNLGAAIVPWLASAFGIFLMRQFFLSLPAELEEAGRIDGCSRLQVFFRIVLPLARPAMATLAIFTLLGSWNDLVWPLVAINDEQNFTLQLGLTNFQGTRRTDWSLLMAGNVVATLPLMLLFLLAQKQFVATMASAGLKG encoded by the coding sequence GTGACCACGTCCACCGTGGGGCTCGCCCCCGCCACCACCGCCCTCACCCGCCGCCCGCGCCGGCGGCTGCCATTCAGCCCCTGGCACCTGCTGCTGGTCCCCGTCGCCCTGCTGTTCATGCTGCCGTTCGTCGAGATGTTCCTGACCTCGCTGACCCCGGCGTCGGACATCAACCGGTTCCCGCCGGCGTTCCTGCCCTCGCACCTGACCCTGTCCGGCTACGAGAAGCTGTTCGCCGAGTCCTCGATCCTGCGCTGGCTGCTGAACACGGCCGTCGTGTCCGCGACGTCGATCGTGTCCCACCTCGTGCTGTGCTCGCTGGCCGGGTACGGCTTCGCGCGGCTGCGGTTCCCGGGGCGGACGTTCGGGTTCCTGGCGATCCTGGCGACCATCATGATCCCCTCGCAGCTGCTGATGATCCCGACGTACGTGATGTTCGCCAAGCTCGGCCTGGTGAACAACCTCGGGGCCGCGATCGTCCCCTGGCTGGCCTCGGCCTTCGGCATCTTCCTCATGCGCCAGTTCTTCCTGTCGCTGCCGGCCGAGCTGGAGGAGGCCGGCCGCATCGACGGCTGCTCGCGGTTGCAGGTCTTCTTCCGGATCGTGCTGCCGCTGGCCCGGCCCGCCATGGCGACGCTGGCGATCTTCACGCTGCTGGGCTCGTGGAACGACCTCGTCTGGCCGCTGGTCGCGATCAACGACGAGCAGAACTTCACCCTCCAGCTGGGGCTGACGAACTTCCAGGGCACCCGGCGCACCGACTGGTCGCTGCTGATGGCCGGCAACGTCGTCGCCACCCTGCCCCTCATGCTCCTCTTCCTGCTCGCCCAGAAGCAGTTCGTCGCGACGATGGCCTCCGCCGGCCTCAAGGGCTGA
- a CDS encoding DUF6596 domain-containing protein: protein MDETLVRTLIPAVLTVLVRRGADFAAAEDAVQEALAEALRTWPGQPPRDPKGWLVTVAWRRFLDATRSETSRRRREELLDAEPGPGAVSSTDDTLRLYFLCAHPSLSPSSAVALTLRAVGGLTTRQIAQAHLVPEATMAQRISRAKRTVAGVRFTEPGDVATVLHVLYLVFNEGYSGDVDLAAEAIRLTRELARAVDHPEVAGLLALELLHHARRAARTDAHGALVPLAEQDRSRWDTALVTEGVAILQGALARDRLGPFQAQAAIAALHADAPSAAETDWVQVVEWYDELVELTGSPVARLNRAVAVGEADGGPAGLAALAGLDPGLPRYVAVCAHLHEKAGDLATAAALYAEAARRATSTAERDHLVKQAARLNG from the coding sequence ATGGACGAGACCCTCGTCCGCACCCTGATCCCCGCCGTCCTGACCGTCCTCGTCCGCCGCGGCGCCGACTTCGCGGCGGCCGAGGACGCCGTCCAGGAAGCCCTCGCCGAGGCGTTGCGGACCTGGCCCGGGCAGCCGCCGCGGGACCCGAAGGGGTGGCTCGTCACCGTCGCGTGGCGCCGGTTCCTCGACGCCACCCGCTCGGAGACCTCCCGGCGCCGGCGCGAGGAACTCCTGGACGCCGAACCGGGACCGGGGGCGGTCAGCTCCACCGACGACACCCTGCGGCTGTACTTCCTGTGCGCGCACCCGTCGCTGTCGCCGTCCTCGGCCGTGGCGCTGACGCTGCGCGCCGTGGGCGGCCTGACGACCCGGCAGATCGCGCAGGCCCACCTCGTGCCGGAAGCGACGATGGCGCAACGCATCAGCCGCGCCAAGCGCACCGTCGCGGGGGTCCGGTTCACCGAACCCGGGGACGTGGCGACCGTGCTGCACGTGCTGTACCTGGTGTTCAACGAGGGGTACTCCGGCGACGTGGACCTGGCGGCCGAGGCGATCCGGCTGACGCGGGAACTGGCCCGGGCCGTGGACCACCCGGAGGTGGCCGGGTTGCTGGCCCTGGAGCTGCTGCACCACGCGCGGCGGGCCGCCCGCACCGACGCCCACGGCGCGCTCGTCCCGCTCGCCGAGCAGGACCGCTCCCGGTGGGACACGGCCCTGGTCACCGAGGGCGTGGCGATCCTGCAGGGGGCGCTGGCCCGCGACCGGCTGGGACCGTTCCAGGCGCAGGCCGCGATCGCCGCGCTGCACGCCGACGCCCCCAGCGCCGCCGAGACCGACTGGGTGCAGGTCGTCGAGTGGTACGACGAGCTCGTGGAACTCACCGGCAGTCCCGTCGCGCGGCTGAACCGCGCCGTCGCGGTGGGCGAGGCCGACGGCGGGCCGGCCGGGCTGGCGGCCCTGGCCGGTCTCGACCCCGGCCTGCCCCGGTACGTCGCGGTGTGCGCGCACCTGCACGAGAAGGCCGGTGACCTCGCCACCGCCGCCGCCCTCTACGCCGAGGCGGCCCGCCGGGCCACGAGCACCGCGGAGCGCGACCACCTGGTGAAGCAGGCGGCGCGGCTGAACGGCTGA
- a CDS encoding SIS domain-containing protein: MTTPVTSDVSLSATHSEIRQQPGAWRELRDGLVRRGGELAAFLEPVLAREDLRIVFTGAGTSAFIGDIAAEALRPVLGRRVDAVATTDLVADPRGALAEPLPVLLVSFARSGNSPESLAATRLVDRLAPQAHHLVVTCNEQGQLAREHQGAAGSFVLLLPEQTHDRGFAMTSSFSTMLLAALLAFDPAGLGAVDALAAASSSLIDRAGEVEALLDSAPHRVVHLGSGPLKGLAQESALKLLELTAGRVAAFHDTPLGFRHGPKSIVDDRTLVVVHASADPYTAQYDADIVAELRADHPGRVVHLGADGGFAVPGLDGLPDGLRAVALATFSQLLALGASVRQGCDPDNPFPDGTVNRVVQGVRIHELPVR, encoded by the coding sequence GTGACCACCCCCGTGACCAGTGACGTGTCCCTCAGCGCCACCCACTCCGAGATCCGTCAGCAACCCGGCGCCTGGCGCGAGCTGCGCGACGGGCTGGTGCGGCGCGGTGGCGAGCTCGCCGCCTTCCTCGAACCCGTCCTGGCCCGCGAGGACCTGCGGATCGTCTTCACCGGCGCCGGGACGTCGGCGTTCATCGGCGACATCGCCGCCGAGGCGTTGCGCCCGGTCCTGGGCCGGCGGGTGGACGCCGTCGCCACGACCGACCTCGTCGCCGACCCGCGCGGGGCGCTGGCCGAGCCGCTGCCCGTGCTGCTGGTCTCCTTCGCCCGCTCGGGCAACAGCCCCGAGAGCCTGGCCGCGACCCGGCTGGTCGACCGCCTCGCCCCGCAGGCCCACCACCTCGTCGTCACGTGCAACGAGCAGGGGCAGCTGGCCCGCGAGCACCAGGGTGCGGCGGGCTCCTTCGTCCTGCTGCTGCCCGAGCAGACGCACGACCGGGGTTTCGCGATGACCTCCAGCTTCTCCACCATGCTCCTGGCGGCGCTGCTGGCGTTCGACCCCGCCGGCCTGGGCGCCGTCGACGCGCTCGCCGCCGCGTCGTCCTCGCTCATCGACCGGGCCGGTGAGGTCGAGGCCCTCCTGGACTCCGCGCCCCACCGCGTCGTGCACCTGGGCAGCGGACCGCTGAAGGGGCTCGCGCAGGAGTCCGCGCTGAAGCTGCTGGAGCTCACCGCGGGCCGCGTCGCGGCGTTCCACGACACCCCCCTGGGGTTCCGGCACGGGCCGAAGTCGATCGTCGACGACCGGACCCTCGTCGTCGTCCACGCCTCGGCCGACCCCTACACCGCGCAGTACGACGCCGACATCGTCGCCGAGCTGCGCGCCGACCACCCCGGCCGCGTCGTGCACCTGGGCGCGGACGGTGGTTTCGCCGTGCCGGGCCTCGACGGCCTGCCCGACGGCCTGCGGGCCGTGGCGCTGGCGACGTTCTCCCAGCTCCTGGCCCTGGGCGCCTCGGTGCGGCAGGGCTGCGACCCGGACAACCCGTTCCCCGACGGGACGGTCAACCGCGTCGTGCAGGGCGTCCGCATCCACGAACTGCCCGTCCGGTGA
- a CDS encoding carbohydrate ABC transporter permease — protein MTTLGVRSRPQTAPTRRPRRRLTGEALAGWGFVAPALVVVGGLTLFPGIWALVLSFRSWDGFSPPTAVGTQNYQDLLTDAALGGAVLHTLLYTVMFVPASLLLGLLLATALNRRIRFIGLYRTAVFVPFVASAAATGILTTYLFSPQFGLVNNVLRVLHLPQQGWLEDSHQAMVVITIMSLWGQAAFTTVIYLAALQDIPGETIEAARIDGAGSAQIFWRVVWPQLRPVTTFVGIYQTLQAVQLFDLVYATTRGGPLDATQTIVYQIWTTAFQKLQFGYGSAVAYALFFVTLAVTVVVTLAQRRAGRTA, from the coding sequence GTGACGACCCTCGGAGTGCGTTCCCGGCCGCAGACGGCCCCCACCCGCCGGCCCCGCCGGCGGCTGACGGGCGAGGCCCTCGCGGGCTGGGGCTTCGTGGCCCCGGCCCTGGTCGTCGTCGGTGGCCTCACCCTGTTCCCCGGGATCTGGGCGCTGGTCCTGTCGTTCCGCTCGTGGGACGGGTTCAGCCCCCCGACCGCGGTGGGGACCCAGAACTACCAGGACCTGCTGACCGACGCGGCCCTGGGCGGCGCCGTCCTGCACACCCTGCTCTACACCGTCATGTTCGTCCCGGCGTCCCTGCTGCTGGGGCTGCTGCTGGCCACCGCGCTCAACCGCCGGATCCGTTTCATCGGCCTGTACCGGACGGCCGTGTTCGTGCCGTTCGTCGCCTCCGCCGCGGCCACCGGCATCCTCACCACCTACCTGTTCAGCCCGCAGTTCGGGCTCGTCAACAACGTGCTGCGGGTCCTGCACCTGCCTCAGCAGGGGTGGCTGGAGGACAGCCACCAGGCGATGGTCGTCATCACGATCATGTCGCTGTGGGGCCAGGCCGCGTTCACCACGGTCATCTACCTCGCCGCCCTGCAGGACATCCCGGGCGAGACCATCGAGGCGGCCCGCATCGACGGGGCGGGGTCGGCCCAGATCTTCTGGCGGGTCGTGTGGCCGCAGCTGCGGCCCGTGACGACCTTCGTCGGGATCTACCAGACCCTGCAGGCCGTGCAGCTGTTCGACCTCGTGTACGCCACGACGCGCGGCGGGCCGCTGGACGCCACCCAGACGATCGTCTACCAGATCTGGACGACGGCGTTCCAGAAGCTGCAGTTCGGGTACGGTTCAGCCGTCGCCTACGCGCTGTTCTTCGTCACCCTCGCGGTGACCGTCGTCGTGACCCTCGCCCAACGCCGCGCCGGGAGGACCGCGTGA